From Xyrauchen texanus isolate HMW12.3.18 chromosome 12, RBS_HiC_50CHRs, whole genome shotgun sequence, one genomic window encodes:
- the LOC127652276 gene encoding protein Njmu-R1-like isoform X2: protein MFTSQTSSFQESMDVDAEFDSEEIAGYSQKIQPINSYYAIYYYQSTRSEASGESVAWSQRRSDSTTSQDDFSLTLLDTSLPSEAELELHSYISRRLNKGALLGGMGNIATVDLSIPEQAVGCYCCLLEQEKSPEQPEADGNGWVVCLLGESEKGLNLFRIELDKYVQGLQGSLTQEMQNLEMDVRPYLNRWYEESVMHIHRVVQLLQANIGYLLHAALSHKTVEVTGADEKTKADVARFIKAAGLQGLVQEDTATASLCMAISEDLHTNLIINCSTSPPTLTNAVSNQFCDDWIQAFLNCAERFNPFLLRQIVENFKLKAIQDMNNLKRFIRQAEMSHYALFRCCLFLQSCGNGDVLLQNARAEHSSLPEACGIIKVLEEFLGEHAQGTQY from the exons ATGTTTACATCCCAGACCTCTTCCTTTCAGGAGTCCATGGACGTGGATGCAGAATTTGACAGCGAAGAAATCGCCGGATACAGCCAGAAAATACAACCGATTAACAGCTACTATGCCATATATTACTACCAGAGCACAAG ATCTGAGGCTTCTGGAGAGAGTGTGGCCTGGAGCCAGAGGAGATCAGACTCAACTACAAGTCAGGATGATTTTAG TCTCACCCTACTGGACACCAGTTTACCATCAGAGGCGGAGCTAGAACTGCATAGCTACATCTCCCGCAGGTTGAACAAGGGTGCTCTGCTTGGTGGTATGGGAAACATTGCCACAGTGGATCTAAG CATTCCTGAGCAAGCGGTGGGCTGTTACTGCTGTCTGCTGGAACAGGAGAAATCTCCTGAACAGCCTGAGGCTGATGGCAATGGCTGGGTGGTGTGTCTTCTTGGAGAATCAGAGAAGGGTCTGAATCT ATTCAGAATTGAGCTGGACAAGTATGTCCAGGGTCTGCAGGGTAGTTTGACCCAAGAG ATGCAGAATTTGGAGATGGATGTCAGGCCCTACCTGAACCGCTGGTATGAAGAATCAGTTATGCATATTCACAGAGTGGTTCAGCTGTTGCAGGCGAACATTGGGTACCTTCTACATGCT GCTTTGAGTCACAAAACTGTAGAAGTCACAGGGGCAGATGAGAAGACAAAAGCAGATGTAGCTAG ATTTATCAAAGCAGCAGGCCTCCAGGGTCTAGTCCAAGAAGACACTGCCACAGCATCTCTGTGTATGGCCATCTCAGAGGACTTGCACACCAATCTGATAATCAACTGCTCCACCAGTCCACCCACACTTACCAATGCAG TCAGTAATCAGTTCTGTGATGACTGGATCCAGGCCTTCCTCAATTGTGCTGAGCGCTTTAACCCTTTTCTCCTCCGTCAGATCGTGGAGAACTTTAAACTGAAG GCCATTCAGGACATGAACAACCTGAAGCGCTTCATTCGTCAGGCAGAGATGAGCCACTATGCCCTGTTCCGCTGCTGTTTGTTCCTGCAGAGCTGCGGAAATGGAGACGTTCTGCTGCAGAATGCGCGTGCTGAGCACAGCAGCCTTCCCGAGGCCTGCGGAATCATTAAAGTTCTGGAAGAGTTCCTCGGTGAGCATGCGCAGGGCACACAGTACTGA
- the LOC127652276 gene encoding protein Njmu-R1-like isoform X1: protein MFTSQTSSFQESMDVDAEFDSEEIAGYSQKIQPINSYYAIYYYQSTSLTLLDTSLPSEAELELHSYISRRLNKGALLGGMGNIATVDLSIPEQAVGCYCCLLEQEKSPEQPEADGNGWVVCLLGESEKGLNLFRIELDKYVQGLQGSLTQEMQNLEMDVRPYLNRWYEESVMHIHRVVQLLQANIGYLLHAALSHKTVEVTGADEKTKADVARFIKAAGLQGLVQEDTATASLCMAISEDLHTNLIINCSTSPPTLTNAVSNQFCDDWIQAFLNCAERFNPFLLRQIVENFKLKAIQDMNNLKRFIRQAEMSHYALFRCCLFLQSCGNGDVLLQNARAEHSSLPEACGIIKVLEEFLGEHAQGTQY, encoded by the exons ATGTTTACATCCCAGACCTCTTCCTTTCAGGAGTCCATGGACGTGGATGCAGAATTTGACAGCGAAGAAATCGCCGGATACAGCCAGAAAATACAACCGATTAACAGCTACTATGCCATATATTACTACCAGAGCACAAG TCTCACCCTACTGGACACCAGTTTACCATCAGAGGCGGAGCTAGAACTGCATAGCTACATCTCCCGCAGGTTGAACAAGGGTGCTCTGCTTGGTGGTATGGGAAACATTGCCACAGTGGATCTAAG CATTCCTGAGCAAGCGGTGGGCTGTTACTGCTGTCTGCTGGAACAGGAGAAATCTCCTGAACAGCCTGAGGCTGATGGCAATGGCTGGGTGGTGTGTCTTCTTGGAGAATCAGAGAAGGGTCTGAATCT ATTCAGAATTGAGCTGGACAAGTATGTCCAGGGTCTGCAGGGTAGTTTGACCCAAGAG ATGCAGAATTTGGAGATGGATGTCAGGCCCTACCTGAACCGCTGGTATGAAGAATCAGTTATGCATATTCACAGAGTGGTTCAGCTGTTGCAGGCGAACATTGGGTACCTTCTACATGCT GCTTTGAGTCACAAAACTGTAGAAGTCACAGGGGCAGATGAGAAGACAAAAGCAGATGTAGCTAG ATTTATCAAAGCAGCAGGCCTCCAGGGTCTAGTCCAAGAAGACACTGCCACAGCATCTCTGTGTATGGCCATCTCAGAGGACTTGCACACCAATCTGATAATCAACTGCTCCACCAGTCCACCCACACTTACCAATGCAG TCAGTAATCAGTTCTGTGATGACTGGATCCAGGCCTTCCTCAATTGTGCTGAGCGCTTTAACCCTTTTCTCCTCCGTCAGATCGTGGAGAACTTTAAACTGAAG GCCATTCAGGACATGAACAACCTGAAGCGCTTCATTCGTCAGGCAGAGATGAGCCACTATGCCCTGTTCCGCTGCTGTTTGTTCCTGCAGAGCTGCGGAAATGGAGACGTTCTGCTGCAGAATGCGCGTGCTGAGCACAGCAGCCTTCCCGAGGCCTGCGGAATCATTAAAGTTCTGGAAGAGTTCCTCGGTGAGCATGCGCAGGGCACACAGTACTGA